The following are encoded together in the Raineyella sp. LH-20 genome:
- a CDS encoding sodium:proton exchanger translates to MPAALIRRVLLCLLVAGPAVAIRVLGVEFSAVAEVVVFGAAVVAAAFLLAWAAEAAQKDISGALAIALLALIAVLPEYAVDLYYAYRSGSDPSYLHFAAANMTGSNRLLLGFGWPLVVVVALVVARRQARRDDAPTPNALELPVASRRDVGFLAILGLVAFVIPLIGSIPLWFGVGLIVVFGLHLWRAAQTYDADQEEFVGAAALIAGLDARPRRILVVAMFLVSGAVILISAEPFADALVASGSALGIDSYFLVQWLAPLASEAPEFIIAVMFAARGKGVAAIGTLIASKVNQWSLLVGSLPVAHFLGGGPSSLALDSRQVEEFTLTATQTLLGVAIILALRFHWWSAIGLAALFGVQFLITDTTGRYVLSAIHLALTIGFLVAHRHSILPTLVAPFHEQPAVDQDEPKTVMDTHA, encoded by the coding sequence ATGCCTGCTGCCCTGATCCGCCGCGTCCTGCTGTGTCTACTCGTTGCAGGCCCAGCCGTCGCCATCCGTGTGTTGGGAGTTGAGTTCTCAGCAGTGGCTGAGGTAGTCGTCTTCGGCGCGGCTGTGGTGGCAGCAGCGTTCCTTCTCGCCTGGGCCGCCGAAGCCGCCCAGAAGGACATCTCGGGCGCCCTCGCCATTGCCTTGCTGGCACTGATCGCAGTTCTCCCGGAGTATGCCGTAGACCTGTACTACGCCTACCGCTCCGGTTCCGATCCGTCCTACCTCCACTTCGCGGCCGCGAACATGACCGGCTCGAACCGGCTGCTACTCGGCTTCGGCTGGCCCCTCGTCGTGGTCGTCGCACTCGTCGTCGCGCGCCGCCAGGCACGCCGGGACGATGCACCCACCCCCAATGCGCTGGAGCTGCCTGTTGCCAGCCGACGAGACGTCGGCTTCCTCGCTATCCTCGGGCTCGTCGCGTTCGTGATCCCGCTCATCGGGAGCATCCCGCTGTGGTTCGGGGTCGGTCTCATCGTCGTGTTCGGCCTCCATCTATGGCGAGCCGCGCAGACCTACGACGCTGACCAGGAGGAGTTCGTAGGCGCGGCAGCGCTGATTGCCGGGCTTGACGCCCGACCGAGGCGCATTCTCGTCGTGGCGATGTTCCTCGTCTCCGGGGCGGTGATCCTGATCTCAGCCGAACCGTTCGCCGATGCACTAGTCGCCTCAGGCTCGGCGCTCGGCATCGACAGCTACTTTCTGGTTCAGTGGCTCGCCCCGCTAGCCTCGGAGGCCCCGGAGTTCATCATCGCGGTGATGTTCGCCGCCCGCGGCAAAGGTGTGGCTGCCATCGGCACGCTGATCGCATCCAAGGTCAACCAGTGGAGCCTGCTGGTCGGCTCACTGCCCGTGGCGCACTTCCTGGGCGGTGGACCCAGTTCGCTGGCTCTAGACAGCCGCCAAGTCGAGGAGTTCACCTTGACGGCCACCCAGACGCTGCTCGGGGTGGCAATCATCCTCGCGCTGCGGTTCCACTGGTGGTCCGCGATCGGGCTCGCCGCGCTCTTCGGCGTCCAGTTCCTCATCACTGACACCACCGGACGGTACGTGCTGAGCGCCATCCACCTCGCCCTCACCATCGGCTTCCTCGTCGCTCATCGACACAGCATCCTCCCCACACTCGTCGCGCCCTTCCACGAGCAGCCCGCAGTCGATCAAGACGAGCCGAAGACCGTTATGGACACCCACGCCTAG
- a CDS encoding metal-dependent transcriptional regulator: MKRSPATRMVEDYVTLIWKAHEWPGGEPSTTDLAAQLGVTPSTVSANLERLARDGLISYEPYGPIELTDDGRAIAIDIVRRHRIVETYLVEHLELSWDQVHDEANHLEHAVSDLVLDRMDAALGHPTHDPHGAPIPDPDGRIPPDHSQALNEAEPGTSVQVLRVSDRSPDILRYLTGHGISVGTRLTVTDVSPAAAAVRVTVDDTTIDLGLPAAIAVRVSPRTDPEAHTPGPA; encoded by the coding sequence ATGAAGCGCTCTCCTGCCACCCGCATGGTCGAGGACTATGTAACGCTGATCTGGAAAGCCCACGAATGGCCTGGCGGGGAGCCCTCTACAACAGACCTAGCCGCCCAACTCGGCGTGACTCCCTCGACCGTCTCGGCCAACCTAGAACGACTCGCCCGCGACGGACTCATCTCCTACGAGCCTTACGGCCCAATCGAGTTGACCGACGACGGGCGCGCAATCGCGATAGACATCGTTCGACGACACCGAATCGTGGAGACCTATCTCGTCGAGCATCTAGAGCTGTCCTGGGACCAGGTCCACGACGAGGCGAACCACCTGGAGCACGCCGTTTCCGACCTCGTACTGGACCGCATGGACGCCGCACTCGGGCACCCCACCCACGACCCCCACGGAGCCCCGATCCCCGACCCTGACGGACGGATCCCGCCCGATCACAGCCAAGCTCTCAACGAGGCCGAACCCGGCACCTCCGTGCAAGTGCTGCGCGTCTCGGATCGCTCGCCCGACATCCTCCGCTACCTCACCGGACACGGAATCTCGGTCGGTACCAGACTTACCGTCACCGACGTCAGCCCCGCGGCTGCGGCCGTCCGGGTCACCGTCGACGACACTACGATCGACCTCGGCCTCCCGGCCGCCATTGCAGTACGCGTCAGCCCCCGAACAGACCCAGAAGCACACACCCCTGGTCCCGCCTAG
- a CDS encoding CPBP family intramembrane glutamic endopeptidase, with protein sequence MAYPSNQPDPDSRTDKTSPAPPVTYAEQLSCQAGRPAALLGILIAFSFYFTLTPWISLAITAVSHYVTAPDVPFTDFQSYAASYQIPTGLAANGIAIAGLLLCCWLLMTRLHRAPLGQLSSVEQRLRRGYLGICLGIATILILGGSLLVGYLQSQPFQFAPQPQWWSFLVVVAIVTPWQAAAEEYLFRGYLLQSMTRLTANPWIGAAASSLVFASLHGVQNAALFVDRLAFGLLASTLVILTGGLEAGIAAHIINNVGAYSIAAMTSSIAQLRATQAISWTDALTNITIFAAFATAATLVIRLHRLPTRMDNADAS encoded by the coding sequence ATGGCTTATCCCAGCAATCAGCCGGACCCAGACAGCAGGACGGACAAGACCTCGCCCGCGCCGCCGGTCACCTACGCTGAGCAGCTCAGCTGCCAAGCAGGACGACCCGCAGCGCTGCTCGGCATCCTCATCGCGTTCTCGTTCTACTTCACTCTCACGCCATGGATCTCGCTGGCGATCACCGCCGTCTCCCACTACGTGACAGCACCCGACGTGCCTTTCACCGACTTTCAGAGTTATGCCGCCAGCTACCAGATACCCACCGGACTCGCGGCGAACGGCATCGCCATCGCCGGGCTGCTCCTGTGCTGCTGGCTCCTGATGACCCGACTCCACCGTGCCCCGCTTGGACAACTCTCCTCGGTGGAACAACGTCTGCGCCGCGGCTATCTCGGGATATGTCTCGGGATAGCGACCATCCTCATCCTTGGCGGGAGCTTGCTGGTCGGCTACCTCCAAAGCCAGCCCTTCCAGTTCGCGCCGCAGCCGCAGTGGTGGAGCTTCCTTGTCGTCGTGGCAATCGTCACCCCGTGGCAGGCCGCAGCCGAAGAGTACCTCTTCCGCGGCTACCTACTACAGTCGATGACCAGACTCACCGCCAACCCCTGGATCGGGGCCGCCGCATCGTCACTCGTGTTTGCCTCACTCCATGGCGTCCAGAACGCCGCACTGTTCGTAGACAGACTCGCTTTCGGGCTGCTCGCCTCGACCCTCGTGATCCTCACCGGCGGTCTCGAAGCAGGCATCGCGGCTCACATCATCAACAATGTCGGCGCCTACTCCATCGCCGCAATGACCTCCAGCATCGCGCAACTCCGGGCAACGCAGGCGATCTCATGGACCGACGCCCTCACAAACATCACCATCTTCGCCGCCTTCGCCACGGCGGCGACACTCGTCATACGACTACACCGGCTACCCACGAGGATGGATAACGCGGACGCGTCATAG
- the mobF gene encoding MobF family relaxase — MTVSMRVMSAGDGYKYLLKTVAAADGNRPLSTPLTRYYMEEGTPPGRWLGAGVAALGKGEIQVGDRVSEHQLQLLMGTGCDPITGDKLGLGFAAYKNQEQRIEARIADLEPTMTPGAKGEAVAQIVAEETARSTRRAVAGFDFTFSIPKSTSVLWAVADAGVQALIGEAHHRAVAEVVAFMEREVAATRTGATVGDGAVAQVEVTGLIATAFDHFDSRAGDPHLHTHVVISNKVKTVLDGKWRSLDGRPMHAAVVALSELHEAVFADHMTRTFGVSWEAREMGLDHNPAWAIAGVPEELVAEFSTRARHIDAETDRLIAEYVAAHGRRPAPAAIMKLRARATLATRPEKQVRSLADLTAEWRERATKALGRDATTWAREVTDNDKPLLLHADDVPLDVIGELGRSVVEVVGEKRSTWRRWNLMAEASRQTMGWRFATMHDREAIVAMVADAAELVSFRLTPPELASSPVVFRRPDGSSVFRPKSSTVFTSEAQLAAEDRLLERAANLAGPTVQLATVEKTTRRPAADGRMLGDDQADALTRIAVSGRMLDVLVGPAGAGKTTAMSALRRAWEAEHGSGSVVGLAPSAVAAQVLADDLGIATENTAKWWQNHLIHGTTFEASQLVIIDEASLAGALSLDRITHLAHEAGAKVLLVGDYAQLQSVDAGGAFAMIARDRADTPELVDVHRFTHVWEKTASLELRHGRTAAIDTYLAHQRITDGDGEAMTDAAYNAWRADRDAGLVSVLIAETHEDVTALNGRARADLILNKTLNPDREVELRDGTAAGVGDTIITRLNNRNLRTLAGRDWVRNGDIWTVTAVGDDSTITIARDYGTGTTVGDDGTIKARRRGRRFGGSIVLPASYVAEHVDLGYAVTAYRAQGITTDTAHVLVEPTSTRETFYVAMTRGRHSNHAYVTLDRADDHAQPHPGDDPHATARSVLYGVLQHSGAELSAHETIVAEQEQWGSIAQLAAEYETIAAAAQRDRWATLVRGSGLTEEQAESAIESEAFGPLAAELRRAESNHHNVDALLPRLVAVRGFGDADDIAAVLHYRVERATARPAGSGRTRKPARLIAGLLPRAHGVIDAEMRAALDEREELIEARADATLEAALTENAAWTKALGTPLADRRRAAAWRKSARVVAAYRDRYRITDDAPIGAPPESAAQKIDAARARSALDKVRQLVADESRQTEVDLQAVRRDQPGPGRSI, encoded by the coding sequence ATGACGGTTTCGATGCGCGTGATGTCGGCAGGTGACGGCTACAAGTACCTGCTCAAGACCGTCGCGGCAGCCGACGGCAACAGGCCGCTCTCGACGCCGCTTACCCGCTACTACATGGAAGAAGGCACACCGCCCGGCCGCTGGCTCGGCGCAGGCGTAGCGGCCCTCGGCAAGGGCGAGATTCAGGTGGGCGACCGAGTATCGGAACACCAACTCCAGCTCCTCATGGGCACAGGCTGTGATCCGATCACCGGCGACAAGCTCGGCCTGGGCTTCGCGGCATACAAGAACCAGGAGCAGCGAATCGAAGCGCGGATCGCCGACCTCGAACCGACCATGACCCCCGGCGCCAAGGGCGAGGCTGTCGCGCAGATCGTTGCCGAGGAGACTGCCCGCAGCACACGGCGTGCTGTGGCGGGCTTCGACTTCACCTTCTCCATCCCGAAGTCCACGAGCGTGCTGTGGGCAGTCGCGGACGCCGGGGTCCAAGCGCTCATCGGGGAGGCGCATCATCGAGCGGTTGCGGAGGTGGTTGCGTTCATGGAGCGCGAGGTTGCAGCCACCCGCACGGGCGCAACCGTCGGAGATGGCGCGGTTGCACAGGTCGAGGTCACGGGGCTGATCGCGACCGCGTTCGATCACTTCGACTCCCGCGCCGGCGACCCCCACCTCCACACGCACGTGGTCATCAGCAACAAGGTCAAGACCGTCCTCGATGGGAAGTGGCGTTCGCTCGACGGCAGACCGATGCACGCCGCCGTGGTGGCGCTCTCCGAGCTACATGAAGCCGTGTTCGCCGACCATATGACGCGCACCTTCGGCGTCTCGTGGGAGGCCCGAGAGATGGGCCTCGACCACAACCCGGCATGGGCGATCGCGGGAGTGCCCGAGGAACTGGTCGCCGAGTTCTCTACCCGCGCTCGTCACATCGACGCCGAGACCGATCGCCTCATCGCTGAGTACGTCGCAGCGCACGGACGACGACCGGCACCAGCAGCGATCATGAAACTCCGAGCCCGAGCCACACTCGCGACCCGCCCCGAGAAGCAGGTCCGATCCTTGGCTGACCTCACCGCCGAATGGCGGGAGCGCGCCACGAAAGCGTTGGGGCGGGATGCGACGACGTGGGCGCGCGAGGTGACCGACAACGACAAGCCGCTCCTGCTGCATGCCGACGACGTGCCGCTCGATGTCATCGGTGAGCTGGGGCGTTCGGTCGTCGAGGTGGTCGGTGAGAAGCGTTCGACCTGGCGGCGGTGGAATCTCATGGCCGAGGCATCCCGGCAGACGATGGGCTGGCGGTTCGCCACCATGCACGATCGGGAAGCGATCGTCGCGATGGTTGCCGATGCCGCCGAGCTCGTTTCCTTTCGGCTGACGCCCCCCGAACTCGCCTCCTCGCCTGTCGTGTTCCGTCGGCCCGACGGCAGTTCCGTGTTCCGACCGAAGAGCTCGACGGTGTTCACCTCCGAGGCCCAGCTCGCGGCCGAGGACAGACTCCTCGAACGAGCAGCGAACCTGGCCGGGCCGACGGTGCAGCTCGCGACGGTCGAAAAGACCACGCGCAGACCCGCCGCGGATGGTCGAATGCTCGGCGACGACCAAGCCGATGCCTTGACCCGGATCGCGGTGTCGGGGCGGATGCTTGACGTGCTGGTCGGTCCTGCTGGGGCGGGCAAGACCACCGCCATGAGCGCGCTCCGACGAGCGTGGGAAGCCGAGCACGGCTCCGGTTCGGTCGTCGGGTTGGCACCGTCGGCGGTTGCCGCCCAGGTGCTGGCGGACGATCTCGGGATCGCGACGGAGAACACGGCGAAGTGGTGGCAGAACCACCTCATCCACGGCACCACGTTCGAGGCGAGTCAGCTCGTCATCATCGACGAAGCATCCCTGGCCGGCGCCCTGTCGCTGGACCGCATCACCCACCTCGCCCATGAAGCGGGCGCGAAGGTGCTGCTGGTCGGCGACTACGCGCAACTGCAATCCGTGGACGCCGGCGGAGCATTCGCGATGATCGCCAGAGACCGAGCCGACACCCCCGAACTGGTCGACGTTCACCGCTTCACCCACGTCTGGGAGAAGACCGCCTCACTTGAGCTACGCCACGGCCGCACGGCGGCTATCGACACCTACCTCGCCCATCAGCGCATTACCGACGGCGACGGCGAGGCCATGACCGATGCCGCCTACAACGCCTGGCGCGCCGATCGCGACGCGGGACTCGTCTCGGTGCTGATCGCCGAGACCCATGAGGACGTGACCGCGCTGAACGGTCGCGCCCGTGCCGATCTGATCCTCAACAAGACGCTGAACCCCGACCGCGAGGTCGAGCTGCGCGACGGTACCGCCGCCGGCGTTGGCGACACCATCATCACGCGACTCAACAACCGGAACCTGCGCACCCTGGCCGGGCGGGACTGGGTACGCAACGGCGACATCTGGACCGTCACCGCCGTCGGCGACGACAGCACCATCACCATCGCACGCGACTATGGAACCGGCACCACCGTCGGCGACGACGGAACCATCAAGGCTCGCAGGCGTGGGCGCAGGTTCGGCGGCAGCATCGTCCTCCCGGCCTCGTATGTGGCCGAGCATGTCGATCTCGGTTACGCAGTCACCGCCTACCGCGCCCAAGGCATCACGACCGACACTGCGCACGTGCTGGTCGAACCGACCTCGACGAGGGAGACCTTCTACGTCGCGATGACCCGAGGGCGGCACTCGAACCACGCCTACGTGACTCTCGACCGCGCCGACGACCATGCCCAGCCGCACCCTGGCGACGACCCGCATGCCACCGCGCGAAGCGTGCTGTACGGCGTTCTTCAGCACAGCGGGGCCGAACTCTCGGCGCACGAGACCATCGTCGCCGAGCAGGAACAGTGGGGCTCGATCGCCCAGCTCGCCGCCGAGTACGAGACCATCGCCGCCGCAGCCCAACGCGACCGCTGGGCCACTCTCGTTCGGGGCTCCGGGCTCACCGAGGAACAGGCCGAGAGTGCCATCGAGTCCGAGGCGTTCGGCCCGCTCGCGGCTGAACTACGACGCGCTGAATCGAACCATCACAATGTCGATGCCCTCCTGCCGCGCCTCGTGGCCGTGCGCGGGTTCGGTGACGCGGACGACATCGCCGCCGTCCTCCACTACCGAGTCGAGCGGGCGACCGCCCGGCCCGCAGGATCAGGCCGAACCCGCAAGCCAGCACGACTCATCGCCGGCCTGCTCCCACGGGCGCATGGAGTCATCGACGCCGAGATGCGAGCAGCTCTCGACGAGCGAGAGGAACTGATCGAGGCACGCGCCGACGCCACACTCGAAGCCGCGCTCACCGAGAACGCAGCGTGGACGAAGGCACTCGGAACACCGCTCGCCGATCGACGACGAGCCGCGGCCTGGCGCAAGTCCGCACGTGTGGTCGCGGCCTACCGAGACCGGTACCGCATCACCGACGACGCGCCCATCGGTGCCCCGCCCGAGTCGGCCGCGCAGAAGATCGACGCCGCCCGAGCGCGCTCCGCGCTCGACAAGGTACGTCAGCTGGTCGCTGATGAGAGCCGTCAGACAGAGGTCGATCTCCAGGCCGTCAGGCGCGACCAGCCCGGGCCCGGGCGCAGCATCTGA
- a CDS encoding sulfate permease, with amino-acid sequence MIRLLWTASAEVRYFLRCYMPSNILLDLIRTRKGLKWGVPAMLLAGPYLVIAFWCTTLIENGGPGWLHLVVLVCLWNALKMMAIGPVSVVLLVRARAREYREQRQQRQELSEDVPLGELTRSSR; translated from the coding sequence ATGATCCGCCTACTGTGGACAGCCAGCGCCGAGGTTCGCTACTTCCTGCGTTGCTACATGCCGAGCAACATCCTGCTCGATCTGATCCGCACGAGGAAGGGACTGAAGTGGGGCGTCCCCGCGATGCTCCTGGCCGGTCCCTACCTGGTCATCGCCTTCTGGTGCACCACACTCATTGAGAACGGCGGCCCTGGATGGCTCCACCTCGTCGTGCTGGTCTGCCTCTGGAACGCTCTCAAGATGATGGCCATCGGCCCAGTGAGCGTCGTTCTCCTCGTAAGGGCTCGCGCCCGTGAATACCGCGAGCAGCGGCAGCAGCGGCAGGAGCTCTCCGAGGATGTGCCACTGGGTGAGCTCACTCGAAGCTCTCGCTGA
- a CDS encoding DNA-processing protein DprA encodes MASLSDVASDERTARMVLSMLVEPNDSVTGRILSRLRAVETLWLAEHDREVVGLSPVDAQVWRERLRVPDARELAGRIDQVHQSGVRALIPGDNDWPTAFDDLGEVAPYVLWTRGTSSFLSRPMSDLVTITGARACTSYGEYVARELASSVAAEERVVVAGGAYGIEGASHQAALAAGGDTIAILANGVDRPYPVGHRDLLDRVADVGLLVSEVPPGAVPTRHRVIARARLMAALSYASVIVEAGARSGSLLVAQRADELGRRVGAVPGPVTSAASIGPHRLLRDGIATLVADTSDLAKLVERGQVSRERLDMEQVGPPSPAPTRTL; translated from the coding sequence ATGGCCAGTTTGAGTGATGTCGCGAGCGACGAGCGCACCGCGAGGATGGTGCTGTCCATGCTCGTCGAGCCCAATGACTCGGTGACAGGACGCATCTTGTCCAGGCTCAGAGCAGTCGAGACGCTTTGGCTCGCTGAGCACGACCGCGAAGTAGTCGGTCTGAGCCCAGTGGACGCGCAGGTCTGGCGCGAACGCCTCAGGGTGCCAGATGCAAGGGAGCTCGCCGGGCGAATCGACCAGGTGCACCAATCGGGGGTTCGAGCACTCATCCCAGGCGATAACGACTGGCCTACCGCCTTCGACGATCTTGGTGAAGTTGCGCCCTACGTGCTGTGGACTCGCGGCACGTCGTCCTTCCTCTCGCGTCCGATGAGCGATCTCGTCACGATCACCGGGGCTCGGGCATGCACCTCCTACGGTGAATACGTGGCTCGGGAACTCGCCAGTTCCGTTGCCGCAGAGGAACGAGTTGTCGTCGCGGGAGGTGCCTACGGGATCGAAGGCGCGTCGCACCAGGCCGCCCTCGCTGCAGGTGGCGACACGATCGCCATTCTCGCCAACGGAGTCGATCGCCCGTACCCTGTCGGCCATCGCGACCTGCTTGATCGCGTCGCTGATGTCGGCCTTCTCGTCAGTGAGGTTCCGCCGGGTGCCGTTCCGACCCGACACCGGGTCATCGCCCGAGCCCGGCTGATGGCTGCGCTGTCCTACGCGTCGGTGATCGTCGAAGCGGGTGCTCGATCTGGCTCACTGCTGGTTGCCCAGCGAGCCGACGAGCTCGGCCGACGTGTCGGTGCCGTTCCCGGACCAGTCACGAGCGCCGCCAGCATAGGACCGCACCGCTTGTTGCGCGACGGCATCGCGACCTTGGTGGCGGACACTTCGGACCTCGCCAAGCTCGTGGAGCGGGGCCAGGTGTCACGAGAGCGACTCGACATGGAGCAGGTCGGCCCACCTTCTCCTGCTCCGACGCGCACGCTGTAG
- a CDS encoding DNA adenine methylase, with protein sequence MNAYAAERHGEIASTATKPSSDEVTLASAQPAAVLPHTGQGRTPMTDSLRVIGSRRYGTLSPLRYPGGKAALAGFFADIIDILGIKDARYIEPYAGGVGAGIALLREGIVQHLVVNDIDPAVHAFWKSVVGNNAEFVEMVASTPLTIDEWQRQRDVYRSRDERDALRLGFAFFFLNRTNRSGILNAGVIGGQRQEGKYKIDARFNRLTLVERLTAIGALADRITVSDLDGRTVIQQYSHDDRSFMYIDPPYVQAGSQLYLNAFDGRDHKALSTIVNSVESAHWLMTYDTAPLIEKLYRDQFQCRLELTYSARYPGQAEELLVASPSVARAIKSLQTTSAMAGATSA encoded by the coding sequence ATGAACGCCTACGCCGCCGAGAGGCATGGCGAGATTGCGAGCACTGCGACCAAGCCTTCCTCGGACGAGGTGACGCTCGCTTCTGCTCAGCCCGCTGCCGTGTTGCCGCACACCGGGCAAGGAAGGACTCCAATGACTGACAGCCTGCGTGTCATCGGGTCACGCCGATACGGCACACTCTCACCATTGCGATACCCCGGCGGAAAAGCTGCGCTCGCTGGCTTCTTCGCTGACATCATCGACATTCTTGGCATCAAGGACGCCCGCTACATCGAACCCTACGCCGGAGGTGTGGGCGCGGGGATCGCGCTTCTGCGCGAGGGCATCGTCCAACACTTGGTAGTCAACGACATCGACCCAGCCGTCCACGCCTTCTGGAAGTCCGTCGTTGGCAACAACGCAGAGTTCGTAGAAATGGTGGCGTCAACACCACTCACGATCGACGAGTGGCAGCGCCAGCGCGACGTATATCGCTCACGGGACGAGCGCGATGCACTGCGCCTGGGCTTCGCGTTCTTTTTCTTGAATCGAACCAATCGCTCCGGGATTCTGAACGCCGGCGTTATCGGCGGCCAGCGCCAGGAGGGAAAATACAAGATTGATGCGCGATTCAACCGGCTCACACTCGTCGAGCGGTTGACTGCGATCGGTGCTCTAGCGGATCGAATCACGGTCTCTGATCTGGATGGCCGGACTGTGATCCAGCAGTACTCTCACGATGACCGGTCATTCATGTACATCGACCCGCCCTACGTGCAAGCAGGCTCGCAACTCTATCTCAATGCCTTCGACGGACGAGACCACAAGGCACTCTCGACGATCGTCAACTCCGTTGAAAGTGCACACTGGTTGATGACCTATGACACAGCCCCGCTGATCGAGAAACTGTATCGAGATCAGTTCCAGTGCCGACTGGAACTCACCTACTCCGCCAGGTATCCGGGCCAGGCGGAAGAGCTGCTCGTGGCATCCCCGTCTGTCGCGCGGGCGATCAAGTCGTTGCAGACGACGTCTGCGATGGCGGGCGCAACAAGCGCCTAA
- a CDS encoding acyl-CoA dehydrogenase family protein, translating into MTTQQQARPADAGPGPSEREARTVAEAAREQEWTKPSFGRELFLGRLRLDLIEPWPTPDAADRAAGEAFLARLTDYMRTVDGAAIERDDRIPDEVFAGLAELGAFGMNISAAYGGLGLSHLYYVRALAVVGSVSPSLAALLSAHQSIGVPQPVAMFGSDEQKRTYLPRVAAGEVSAFMLTEPDVGSDPARLATSATPTEDGSGYLLNGVKLWATNGPVASLLVVMARVPAVDGHRAGITAFVVEADSPGITVEARNSFVGLRGLENSVTRFHDVFVPAANVIGTEGRGLKIALTTLNTGRLSLPALCVGNAKWAVATARGWGTHRVQWGRPVGDHEAVATRIGFMAGTAYGMESMLDLCAMLADEETNDIRIEAALLKLYASEMAWRVTDDVVQIRGGRGYETAASQAARGERVVRAEQMLRDIRINRTFEGSSEIMHLLIAREAVDAHLAVAGAIIDPETSRQEKLRAVGRATGFYAGWLPTLVTGPGMIATSYARYGELAGHLRYVERSTRRLARSVFYGMARWQGRLEHRQALLGRIVDIGAELFAMSASCVRATAERDVRPEGPELADVFCRQARVRVDALFTALWSNSDASDRAAAKKVLAGDYLFLEEGILPDEDDRPWVATWEPGPSTKPDRRRRIPRPGGGGTV; encoded by the coding sequence ATGACCACACAGCAGCAGGCCCGTCCGGCCGATGCCGGCCCAGGGCCCAGTGAACGCGAGGCACGGACGGTCGCCGAGGCGGCCCGCGAGCAGGAGTGGACGAAGCCCAGCTTCGGGCGCGAACTCTTCCTCGGCCGGCTACGCCTCGATCTGATCGAACCGTGGCCCACCCCCGACGCCGCGGACCGGGCCGCCGGCGAAGCCTTCCTCGCCCGGCTCACCGACTACATGCGCACCGTCGACGGCGCCGCGATCGAGCGCGACGACCGCATCCCCGACGAGGTGTTCGCCGGCCTGGCGGAGCTCGGCGCCTTCGGGATGAACATTTCCGCAGCGTACGGCGGGCTGGGCCTGAGCCACCTCTACTACGTACGGGCCCTCGCGGTCGTCGGCTCGGTGAGCCCGTCGCTCGCAGCCCTGCTGAGCGCTCACCAGTCCATCGGTGTCCCGCAGCCGGTGGCGATGTTCGGCTCGGATGAGCAGAAGCGTACGTATCTCCCCCGCGTCGCCGCCGGCGAGGTGTCGGCCTTCATGCTCACCGAACCCGACGTGGGCTCCGACCCCGCACGGCTGGCCACCTCGGCCACCCCGACCGAGGACGGCAGCGGCTACCTCCTCAACGGGGTCAAGCTGTGGGCGACCAACGGACCGGTCGCCTCGCTCCTGGTGGTGATGGCCCGGGTGCCGGCGGTCGACGGGCACCGCGCCGGCATCACCGCCTTCGTCGTCGAGGCCGACTCGCCCGGGATCACCGTGGAGGCCCGCAACAGCTTCGTCGGTCTGCGCGGCCTGGAGAACTCCGTCACCCGCTTCCACGACGTCTTCGTGCCGGCCGCCAACGTCATCGGCACCGAGGGCCGCGGCCTGAAGATCGCCCTCACCACGCTCAACACCGGGCGGCTCTCGTTGCCGGCACTGTGTGTCGGCAACGCCAAGTGGGCGGTGGCGACCGCCCGGGGCTGGGGCACCCATCGGGTGCAGTGGGGGCGGCCGGTCGGCGACCACGAGGCCGTGGCCACCCGGATCGGGTTCATGGCCGGGACCGCGTACGGCATGGAGTCGATGCTCGACCTGTGCGCGATGCTCGCCGACGAGGAGACCAACGACATCCGGATCGAAGCTGCGCTGCTCAAGCTCTATGCCTCGGAGATGGCCTGGCGGGTCACCGACGACGTGGTGCAGATCCGCGGCGGCCGCGGCTACGAGACGGCCGCCTCGCAGGCGGCACGCGGCGAGCGGGTGGTCAGGGCCGAGCAGATGCTGCGCGACATCCGGATCAACCGGACCTTCGAGGGGTCCAGCGAGATCATGCACCTGCTGATCGCCCGCGAGGCGGTCGACGCCCACCTGGCGGTGGCCGGCGCCATCATCGACCCCGAGACGAGTCGGCAGGAGAAGCTGCGGGCGGTCGGGCGAGCCACCGGGTTCTACGCCGGCTGGCTGCCGACGCTGGTCACCGGGCCAGGCATGATCGCCACCTCGTACGCCCGCTACGGCGAACTCGCCGGTCACCTGCGCTACGTCGAGCGCTCCACCCGACGGCTGGCCCGATCGGTCTTCTACGGGATGGCCCGCTGGCAGGGCCGGTTGGAACACCGACAGGCACTGCTGGGCCGGATCGTCGACATCGGCGCCGAACTGTTCGCGATGAGTGCCTCCTGCGTCCGGGCGACCGCCGAGCGGGACGTACGCCCGGAGGGCCCGGAGCTGGCCGACGTGTTCTGCCGGCAGGCGCGGGTGCGGGTCGACGCCCTCTTCACCGCCCTGTGGTCGAACTCCGACGCCAGCGACCGGGCGGCGGCGAAGAAGGTGCTCGCCGGCGACTACCTCTTCCTGGAGGAGGGCATCCTCCCCGACGAGGACGACCGGCCGTGGGTCGCCACCTGGGAGCCCGGCCCGTCGACGAAACCGGATCGGCGCCGGCGGATCCCACGGCCCGGCGGCGGTGGCACGGTCTGA